AGATGAGTGACGCGCATTTGATATATGTATGGACTGAGAACAGTTCAGTGTGTTCTAGAAATTTTTATTGGGATATACAAATATGTGGCAAACTTAAATTACGTTGAGCTGTTGCAGCTATTTGTCTGTGCATCTTCCgaatgtataagtttgcaataTGACACGTGGCTGCACTGATTTGTATAGTCATTTGGGTTCCTAGCCGTTTTTCAAATTTTCTTGATTATTACTAAAATATGTATCTTGTTTTGGTAGTTTGTGAAACATTGTTTTTGTCTACATCAAGGTATATGATCTTTTTGGGTCTTTGAAGAAATTTAAGTCAATTCTCATTATGAAGGAATTTTCGACCATAAATTTATTTGCGTCGTGGATGTTGAGTGGTAAGTGATAACTTGCTAAGTTGTACGTGCCAAGTCTTGTACAACAAACTGTGTCTTTTGATTATTTTAATTTGCATGTTTGAACGTTGTCATAACATTAGCCCCAGCACTATATAAGAGACAACATAATTTGCTGCATTAGAGCAAGTTGAAGccaagttgaaagaagaagtgCTTGCCTAGCTAAAATATCAGCCGTCTGATCATGGGTTCTTTAAATCCTGAGAATTCTTGCATCTCTTTGGCTCGCGGACTTTGTGAAAATCTGCGTGAAGTGTTTGATTCTCCACTCTTGTGGATCTGCGTGATCCAAGCCATTTAGGAAATGCACCAGCAGTTGAGAGGAAGATGATTTCCTACATATCGAGGCAATCAGTGACAATTGCAGCAAGTGTCATTGTCGCAGGCTTAGTCATAAGCACTGATAGCTCCTGTGAGAATTGCCTTGATGAAGATATAAACCTAGTTATTGATGATGAacagactaaggccttgtttagttcctaaaaattttacaaaatttttcagatttcccgtcacatcgaatctttagacgtatgcatggagtattaaatatagacgacaataaaaactaattacatagtttggtcagaattgacgagatgaatcttttaagcctagttagtttataattgaacaatatttatcaaatacaaatgaaagtgctagagtgtcgattttccaaaaaaattttgaaactaaacaaggcctaagtcttGCATTCCTAGATGTAAGAGAGGCGAGGTCAGTAATAATAAATCAACAAATAGTATCTAGAAAGACGAGAATGGCAAAGTAGCAAATTTCATTTGTGGGGATGGGTAGATCGCACTTTTTTTTCCTCCCCTGCTCGATTCGTCCGCCCGTTTCTCGCAGAGAAAATGGTAATTCTGCCATTATGAAAACTGGGCTTCGCAATTTTGCCATCCCGCAAATGGGATTCGCACATTTGCCATTCTCAAACGATGCATACCCATCAAATATGCCCTAAGCAGGATTTTACTCTAATTTAAATTTTTCTTTTTGCCATGCCTTATTTCTCTTCCCGTTTTGCCCCTCCTCCTTATCCATTCATTCACGGGACAGAGTCGTCGAGTCTCAGAGTCGTCGTGCGTTGCGTTCTCTCTCGGGAGACAGACGGCAGAGAGATGGAGCGACGCCGCTAGGTCAAGAGGGAGAGAGGGAAGGGTTCCCCGCCACCGCCGCATctgacgccgccgccgacggtCAACTGCAGTCCACCTCGGGCTGTTTCCCCAAAGGCAGCCAGGCATCCCGGCTTTGCTGGCCGACGCCGGCGCTGCTCCCATTGCTGGATGGAGGACTTGCCCGATGTCATCCAAGGGTACGTATTCTTGTTATGGTGAAATCTAACTGGGTCCAAGCGTGTAGATGAGACTCGATCAGCATAGATTTGGTGGTAATCTAACTATGCCACCTTATTTTCTCTTTACTAGGCTCGATGGGGAGCCTGGGCTTAGCTTAGCACTGGTAGAACACCCTGCACAGCAGATGCAGACACCTCTCATTGATTGGGATACGCTACGCATTGAGGAAAGTCGAGATGAAGAGGGAAGAATTGAGATTGTTGATGATGAGGTGATGTATGAATTGATGGGATTTAGGGCTGAGGATGAGGAGGCTGATAAGGCAAGGAAGGCAACCAGTCAAGGTTGCAGTCAACAGAACATCGATGCTGATCAGAGGACTGAGGAAGTTGATACAAATGGGGCAGccattgaagttgatgactattTACCAGGGGAGAGGACTGTGGTGTATGATCCAAATCGGCCTAGTATGGATCTTGGCACAGTTATCCTAACATGATTGAGTTTAGATTGGCTGTGAGACAATATGCTATAAATAAGGAGTTTGAACTACGTGTTGTCAAAACTGATCGTGAAAGATATATTGGAGGATGCAAGGGGGGATCAGATTGTCCTTGGCATCTTGTTGGGCGTAGACAGCCTGATGGTTGCACCATTATGGTACTAACTTGCTGCTAATGTATTTTCCCTTTAATTTGAATAACATTGGGTTGCTAATATTTTTCatgcttcttctttttttttttgccttcaCTAATTATTTTTTGTGACAGGTGACAGTGGTTGTTGATAAGCATACATGTGACTCAAGTGCTAGGAGGCAGACTAACACACAAACCAGTGCTTGGGTTGCTTCAAAGGCAGTACATCACCTTAGGAAGAAAACATTTATGGGCcctaaggaattgcaagaaacTTTACAGGATGAGCACAAGTGCATAATTCATTATGACACTATCTGTAGAGGTAGGCAAATTGCTTTGAGAGAATTGTATGGAAAATGGGAAGAGAGCTTTCAGCTGCTATTCAATTGGAGGGCAGAGGTCCTGAAGAGATGTCCAGGTAGTGTTGTTGAGATTGGAATTAAGGAGGTAGACAACAAGCTCTATTTTCATAGATTTTTTTGTGCATTAAAACCTTGCATTGAAGGCTTTTTAGAAGGCTGCAGGCCATACCTTAGCGTAGACTCCACTGCACTTAATGGCAGATGGAATGGTCATTTAGCTGCAGCTTGTGGTATAGATGGTCACAACTGGATGTACCCGGTTGCTTTTGGCTTCATTGATAGTGAGACAACAGATAACTGGACTTGGTTTATGACTCAGTTGCATAAGGCCATAGGAGATCTTCCTGTTTTAGCTATTTCTTCAGATGCATGCAAAGGTCTAGAAAATGCAGTTAAGAATGTGTTTCCGCAGGCTGAACATAGGGAATGCTTTAGACATCTAATGAACAATTTTATTAAAAGGTTTGTTGGTGATGTATTCTCTAAGATGTATCCTGCAGCTAGAGCTTATAGAGAATCAGTTTTCAATTATTTTTACAAGTCAGTCACTGATGCTTGTCCTGATGTGTTGGTTTGGATGGAGGCTCACCATTATAAACTTTGGATGAGATCTAGCTTCAATCCTGAGATTAAATGTGATTATATCACCAATAACCTTGCTGAAGTGTTTAACAACTGGATCAGGGACTGGAAAGATCTTCCTGTTGTTGAGCTTGCAGACAAACTCAGAGAGATGATTATGGTGTTATGGGCAAAAAGGAGAAAAATTTCAGAAAGGCTTACTGGGAAGATCCTTCCAGCAGTTATACAACAGTGTAAAGCTAGAACTAGAGGACTTGGGCACTTGACTGTTGTCGATGGTGGCAGAGCTGCAGCTGAAATTTGGGACACCACTAACACTCACAGTAGACATGTTGTTAAGTCTGATATGCATGAATGCACCTGTCTTGAGTGGCAGCATACTGGTAAGCCTTGCCAGCATGCTTTGGCTTTGATTACAAGTGTACCATGGCCTAACGTAAATATGGAGGATTTTGTGCACGAGTATTACTCAGTTGACAGGTTCAAGTCGGCTTACAAGAGGCTTATAGAGCCATTGCCTGATAGGTCACAGTGGCCAGATGTTGATTTGCCTGATGTGATTAAGGCACCACTTGACAAGAAGACTGCTGGTAGGTACAGAAAACTCAGGATCAAAGGATTCCTTGAAGGTGGTGGCAGCAAAGGAAAGAAGGCAGCCAAGGAAGCAGCAAATGAGGCAGATAAACAAGCTGCAAATGAGGCAG
This window of the Sorghum bicolor cultivar BTx623 chromosome 7, Sorghum_bicolor_NCBIv3, whole genome shotgun sequence genome carries:
- the LOC8068540 gene encoding uncharacterized protein LOC8068540 — protein: MGPKELQETLQDEHKCIIHYDTICRGRQIALRELYGKWEESFQLLFNWRAEVLKRCPGSVVEIGIKEVDNKLYFHRFFCALKPCIEGFLEGCRPYLSVDSTALNGRWNGHLAAACGIDGHNWMYPVAFGFIDSETTDNWTWFMTQLHKAIGDLPVLAISSDACKGLENAVKNVFPQAEHRECFRHLMNNFIKRFVGDVFSKMYPAARAYRESVFNYFYKSVTDACPDVLVWMEAHHYKLWMRSSFNPEIKCDYITNNLAEVFNNWIRDWKDLPVVELADKLREMIMVLWAKRRKISERLTGKILPAVIQQCKARTRGLGHLTVVDGGRAAAEIWDTTNTHSRHVVKSDMHECTCLEWQHTGKPCQHALALITSVPWPNVNMEDFVHEYYSVDRFKSAYKRLIEPLPDRSQWPDVDLPDVIKAPLDKKTAGRYRKLRIKGFLEGGGSKGKKAAKEAANEADKQAANEAEQGKKKMIRGKRKCKGCGELGHGETSYKCHLNGTKKRKRKPRKNTTKYGENAKIPTKRARKGEKSQATATAESTAAFNDQEMAPPSPNVCNEEELAAPAPNALSSPTRLTREQIIQNSPVRVTRGRLQTLLGEGVDPILVASPKKTVQKRSPPKKLKPRRLKTN